CAGGCTCACGCCGCTGAGCGAGGCGTTGGCGGGAACGGGCATCGACAGCGTGATTCCACTGATCGAGTTGATGGTGTTGCCGTTCACCGAGGACGGCACGGTCAGGGCGCCGGGGGCGATGGTGACGCTGAAGGCCTGGCCGGTCGTCACGGTGGCGGGTGCGGTGGCATTGGCGCTGGCGCTCAGGGCGAACGTCTGCGCCGAGCCGATCGGCGGGGTCGCCTGGCACTGGAAGGGCAGTGCGCTGGTTTGCGCGGTGGCCGGGGCCGCCGCCAGGCCGCCCAGGGCGACGGCGGCGGCGAGCAGGAGCGGGGCTCGCAGTGCGACGGGCAGTGCTCTCATCTGGTACCTCCGGGAACCCCGGCGCCGGCCGGGGTTGGCAGGGCCGTCCGGCGCTCCGGGCGGCGGGACGATGCGTCACCCCGGCGGATGCGCCGGTGGGGCGGCTCATCCGTTGGTCGGCCGGTGGACCCGGCGCGGTCGGGCTCGCACATGGCCGGGGCCGAGGGCGTGCCGCGGTCCCGTACGGGGTGGGGGAAGGTGCTGAGTGACCGTCAGGATGAGCCTGCCGGTGCGGGGTTCTGGTGCACGGGGAGCCGGTCGGGCCGGTGCGGGTGCAGCGGAGTCCTCGCCATCCAGCGGACGCTCCTGATGGAAACATGTCACCACATCCACCGGTTGCTGTACAGCAGGCGTGCGATGACCGTTTGCCTGACCAACGGCCCGGCCCCCGCAGCTCGCTGGGACCGCCCCACCGGCGCGGCAGCGGAATCTGTTGCGTGGACGACCCATCGGGCCTACGGTCAAATGTGTCGTACGAGCGGCCGATGGTGCGGTGACACCTCGTGAGCCGCCGACAGTGACGCGGCCCCGGCCGGCCCGCTGATCCTTCAGGCCATCCTCTTGATGCACCTTCCGGTCCAGCCGTCTCCAGAAGGGAAATCAGCCCGGCCTACGACCGTCGGACCGGAACGCTCTCGGGATTCACACCGGGTGGCGACGCTGCGTCGCCCCATGGAAGAGATGCGGTTCCTGATGCAACCTCTCCTTGAGGACCGCGGGACCGTTGCCGCACAGCGCCAACAGTTCACGCAGTCCGGCTACCTCGTCATCCCCGGCCTGGTGCCGCCTCCCCTGGTCGAGCGGCTCACGGCCGAAGTCGACCACTGGGTGGACGACGGCCTCCGGGCCCGTTCCATCGCCTGCTGCACCGATCCGGCCCGCCAGGGTCCGCCGCCGGTGATGGAGTTGGAGCTGCCGGCGCACGGCGAACTCCTGACCCACCAGCCGCTGCTGGAGCTGACCGCCGAGTTGCTGGGTGCCCCGTTCGTCTTCCACCATCTGCACAGTGACCGGCACAGCGCCCGGTTGCCCGGCAAGCCATGGCATCACGACCGTGAGCCGAACACCCGCGGGGACCTGTCGCTGACGATGGTGCACGCGCTGCACTACCTGGGCGGTCTCGACGACACGATGGACAGTCTGGTCGTGCTGCCCGGCTCCCAGCGCGAGGCGGCCGAGAAGTCCGTGCGCGCCCGGCTGGACACGGCCGAACTCCCGGGCGAGGTCATCGTCGGCCGGCTGCCGGCCGGATCGACCGTGCTCATCAACTCCGCTCTGTTCCATGCCCGCAGGCCTCGCAGGCCCCGCAGGCCCGCCGCGACCGGCGCGGGGAAGCCGCGCTACTTCGTCGACGCCTCCTACTGCCAGACCGGGGCGCAGTGGTGGCCCGTGAAGCCGTACTGGCGCCACATGCTGACCAGGGCACGGGAGTTGGGGCTTGACGGCGGCCGGTGGCCGGAGCTGTTCGCGGAGCGGCACTTCACCGAGTACGCCGATCTCCGCTCGCCCGGGGAGGACTTGAGGAGGCTGGCGGCATGAGGATCCTCGCACCAGTGGCGTTCGACCGGGTGCGGCTCGCGTATCTGCGCGACCATCCCGCCGAGCGGGCGCACCCCGGGAACAGCAACCGTGACGGGGTGGAGAACCTGTGGCGGGCCGAACAGTCGCTCGGCTGCTGGCATGCCGTGCTGCTGTCCAGGGCGGAGGTGCTCGGTGTGGTGCTCCCGTGGCACACCGGCGAGGGCGGCGGATACGAGCTGGTACCGCGTTCGGGCCTGACGGTGGCCCAGACGGCGGCGAAGTTGCGGGCGCGGCCGACGGCCATCGCCGCGGCGAATCCGGTGTGCACGGCCAAGCTGGCGTTCCTGGCGGACTCGCCGCTCACGCCGGTCTATCTGAGCACCCGGGCGGTGCCGCACTGCGACTACGCGAGTGTCCGTCCGCATGGCGCGCTGGTCCATGTGGACGGCCTGCACCGCATGCTGGCCTGGGAGTTGGCGGGTCGCCTGCCGGAGCACGAGAGGGTGGAGGCGTTCATCGCCGGTGACCTCGGCAGCCTCCCGCGCTCACCCGACGAAGGAGGGCTGAGGGCATGTTCGATGACACGGTGACCGATGTCGGCTGGGACGCCGCCGCCCTGAACTCCAGACGGGACCTGTGGCTCCGCGAACTGACCGATGAAGAGCGGCAGTTGCTGTGGTCCGACGCACTGGCCGGGCAGTGGACCGATGCCGACCGGGTGCGGAAGGCGCTGCACGCCTTCGTGCTGGACAGCAGCCGGACCGTCGGCTTCGCGCACGTCCGCAATCTGGCCGACCCCGCCGGGCTCGGCGACGAGGCCGTCACCGCGGGCCTGTCGTTCCTCCTCCGGGACTGGGGCGTGATCGTTCCGCAGAACTCGCGGGGCGAGTTGGCCCAGGTGCTGCACGACCGCGACGGCGACGGCGCCACCGAGCTCGGCTTCCACTGCGATGCCTGCGACCTGCTGGTGCTGCTGTGCCTGCGGCCCGCCGCGCGCGGCGGCGGCAGCACCAAGCTGGCCAGCGCCCGGCAGGTGTACGACGTGATCGAGCGCGAGCGGCCGGCCGCGATCGCCCCGCTGCGCGAGCCCTGGCTGTTCGACCGGAGCGACCGCGGCGGACGGATCGACGTCACGCCGATCTTCTTCACCCAGCCGGACGGGCTGCTCGGCTGCCACTACCAGCCCCGCACAGTGCGGGCGAGCGCCGAACGGCTGAGCGCGCCGCAGCGGGAGGCACTCGACCTGCTCGACGAGGTGCTCCACCGCCCGGAGACCGCCTTCGGGCTGCGGCTGGCCGCCGGCGAGCTGCTGGTCATCCGCAACAGCCGTGCGCTGCACGGGCGTTCGCCGTTCACCGACGAGCCCGGGGCGCGCTCACGCCGGATGCTGCGCATCTGGCTCAGCGAGCGGGAGGCATCGTGAGCACACCGACCCACGAGCGGATCGCCCTGGTCACCGGCGCCGGTAGCGGCATCGGCCGAGCGAGCACCCTGGCCCTGCTGGCGCACGGCTGGTCGGTGGTGCTGGTCGGCCGGCGCAAGGCGGCGCTGGAGGAGACCGCGGAACTCTCCGCCGCCCCGCCGGCGCGGATCCTCATCGTGCCGACCGACATCAGGAACCCCGACGAGGTCGACACCCTCTTCGACGCCGTGCGGCACCACTTCGGGCGGCTGGACCTGCTGTTCAACAACGCCGGGGCACCGACCCCCCGCCACCCCGTCCCGGACGTCTCGCTCGACGACTGGAGCCTGGTGATGGAGACCGTCGCCACCGGCACCTTCCTGTGCGCCCGAGCGGCGTTCCGGCTGATGCGGCATCAGCGGCCGGGCGGCGGCCGCATCATCAACAACGGTGCCCCGTCCGCCTACACGCCGCGCCCGAACTCGGCCGTCTACACCGCGGCCAAGCACGCCGTCCTCGGCCTGACCCGCGCCATCTCGCTGGACGGCCGCCCCCATGGCATCACCTGCGGCCAGATCGACGTGGGCAATGTCGAGCCGCCCGACGGCCGACCCCAGCCCCCGGCCCTCCAGGCCGACGGCACGCTGGCCGCGGAGGACACCATCCCGGTCGAGCGGTTCACCGAGGCGCTGCTGCTGATGGCCTCGATGCCGCCCGACACCACCGTGCAGTTCCTCACCGTGCTCCCCGCCGGCATGCCCTTCATCGGCAGGGGCTGACCTCAGCGGCCGAGAGAGAGGCGAGCGAACCATGACGATCATCCACACGGCGGATGAACTGCTCGACAGCGACATCTGCCTCGACCTCAGGAGCACGCTCGGCATTCCGCTCCACCTCAAGTGCGAGGGCTTCAACTTCGCCGGCTCCGTCAAGATCAGGGCAGCGGTGTCCATGATCGCGGCCGGCCTCCAACAGGGCCTGATCACTGCGGACTCCACCCTCGTCGAATCCTCCTCCGGCAATCTGGGCGTGGCGCTGAGCGTGGTCGCGGCGGCGAAGTCACTGCGCTTCGTCTGCGTGACCGATCCCAAGTGCAATCCGGCGACCGTCAAGCTGATGCGCGCGCTGGGCGCCCGGGTCGTGGTGGCCGACACCCCGGACGGCAGCGGCAGTTACCTCGCGGCCCGCAAGGCGCTGGTGCGGGAGCTGTGTCTGCGCCACCCGGGATACGTCTGGCTCAACCAGTACCAGAACCCGGCCAACTGGCTGGCCCACTACGAGACCACCGCGCCGCTGATCGCCAAGCAGTTCCCCGCACTTGACGCGCTCTTCGTCGGCACGGGCACCGGCGGCACCCTCACCGGCTGCTCCCGGTACTTCCGGGAGAACCGGGCGGACGTGCGGGTCATCGCCGTGGACAGCGTCGGTTCGGTGAACTTCGGCATGCCCGTGGGCCCGCGCCACCTCCCGGGCGTCGGTGCCAGCGAACGCATGCCGCTGCTCGACGCGGCCCGGGTGCACGACCTGGTGCAGGTGCCGGAGGAGGACACGGTGCGGATGTGCCGGCGGCTGGCCCGGCGGGGATTCCTGCTCGGCGGCTCCACCGGAACGGTGGTCAGCGGCGCCGCCCGCTGGCTGGCGGACCACGACCCGGCGGGCGACCTCACCGCCGTGGCCGTCTCCGCCGACAACGGCGAACGCTACATCGACACGGTGTACGACGACTCGTGGGTCCACCGCACCTACGGCGCGGTGCTCGACTACCTCGAGGAGTCATGATGAGCCGGCAGCTCGGCCCTCCGCCGTTCTGCGTCGTCCCGGGGCAGGCCGTGCAGCAGAGCCTGCGGGGGCGCCGGGCGGAGGTCATCGCCCTGGTGGAGGACGCCTACCGGCTGCACGGGCAGCGGCAGACCGTCAACCCGCCGTCGTACTTCCTGCGCTTCCCCGACCGGCCCGATGCGCGCATCATCGCGCTGCCCGCGTCGGTCGGCGGCGGCATCGGAGTCGACGGGATCAAGTGGGTCTCCAGCTTCCCCGGCAATCTCGGCCTGGGTCTCCCTCGCGCCTCGGCGCTGCTGCTGCTCAACGATCCCCGGACCGGCTACCCCTTCGCCTGCCTGGAGGGCTCCATCATCAGCGCGGTGCGCACCGCGGCGTCCGCCGCCTGCGCCGCCCGCCGGCTGACCGCCCCGCGCGGCGCCCCGCGCCGGGTCGGCTTCTTCGGTACCGGGCTGATCGCCCGCTTCGTCCACGAATACCTGTCCGAACTCGACTGGGATGTCGAGGAGTTCGGCGTCTTCGACCGCGACGGCCGATACGCCGCATCGTTCGCCGCGCAGGTGCTCGAACCCACCGGCCGCCCGGTCCGGGTGTACAGCCGGCCCGAGGAGCTGGTCCGCGGCGCCGATCTACTGGTCTTCGCCACCACGGCGGCCGCACCGCATGTCGTCGCGCCCGCCTGGTTCGACCACAACCCGGTCGTGCTGCACATCTCGCTGCGGGACTTGGGCACCGAGGTGATCCTGCGCAGTGTCAACGTGGTCGACGACGTCGAGCACGTGCTGAAGGCGGACACCTCCGTCCACCTGGCCGAACAGCGGACCGGCACCCGGGAGTTCCTGCACGCCACCCTCTACGACCTGCTCACCGGCGCCTTCACGGCCCCGCCCGACCGGCCGGTGGTGTTCTCGCCGTTCGGGCTGGGCGTGCTGGACCTCGCCGTCGGTGCCTATGTGTACCAGCAGGCCGTCGCAGCCGGTGGTGCCGTTCCGATCAGCGGGTTCTTCCACGAGCTCGACCGCCACCGGACCGCCGAGGCCTGAAGCACGGCAGTGCGCCCCGGAGCGCACTGCCGTGGCTGGTCAGAACTGGTTCTGGGCTGCCGCGATCGCCTCCCGGATCCGGTGGTAGGTGCCGCAGCGGCAGATGTTGCGGATCTCGTCGTAGTCGGCGTCACCGAGCTGCTTCCCGGCGGCCCGCG
This genomic stretch from Kitasatospora acidiphila harbors:
- a CDS encoding SDR family oxidoreductase gives rise to the protein MSTPTHERIALVTGAGSGIGRASTLALLAHGWSVVLVGRRKAALEETAELSAAPPARILIVPTDIRNPDEVDTLFDAVRHHFGRLDLLFNNAGAPTPRHPVPDVSLDDWSLVMETVATGTFLCARAAFRLMRHQRPGGGRIINNGAPSAYTPRPNSAVYTAAKHAVLGLTRAISLDGRPHGITCGQIDVGNVEPPDGRPQPPALQADGTLAAEDTIPVERFTEALLLMASMPPDTTVQFLTVLPAGMPFIGRG
- a CDS encoding DUF6309 family protein; protein product: MRILAPVAFDRVRLAYLRDHPAERAHPGNSNRDGVENLWRAEQSLGCWHAVLLSRAEVLGVVLPWHTGEGGGYELVPRSGLTVAQTAAKLRARPTAIAAANPVCTAKLAFLADSPLTPVYLSTRAVPHCDYASVRPHGALVHVDGLHRMLAWELAGRLPEHERVEAFIAGDLGSLPRSPDEGGLRACSMTR
- the sbnB gene encoding 2,3-diaminopropionate biosynthesis protein SbnB gives rise to the protein MMSRQLGPPPFCVVPGQAVQQSLRGRRAEVIALVEDAYRLHGQRQTVNPPSYFLRFPDRPDARIIALPASVGGGIGVDGIKWVSSFPGNLGLGLPRASALLLLNDPRTGYPFACLEGSIISAVRTAASAACAARRLTAPRGAPRRVGFFGTGLIARFVHEYLSELDWDVEEFGVFDRDGRYAASFAAQVLEPTGRPVRVYSRPEELVRGADLLVFATTAAAPHVVAPAWFDHNPVVLHISLRDLGTEVILRSVNVVDDVEHVLKADTSVHLAEQRTGTREFLHATLYDLLTGAFTAPPDRPVVFSPFGLGVLDLAVGAYVYQQAVAAGGAVPISGFFHELDRHRTAEA
- a CDS encoding phytanoyl-CoA dioxygenase family protein; translation: MEEMRFLMQPLLEDRGTVAAQRQQFTQSGYLVIPGLVPPPLVERLTAEVDHWVDDGLRARSIACCTDPARQGPPPVMELELPAHGELLTHQPLLELTAELLGAPFVFHHLHSDRHSARLPGKPWHHDREPNTRGDLSLTMVHALHYLGGLDDTMDSLVVLPGSQREAAEKSVRARLDTAELPGEVIVGRLPAGSTVLINSALFHARRPRRPRRPAATGAGKPRYFVDASYCQTGAQWWPVKPYWRHMLTRARELGLDGGRWPELFAERHFTEYADLRSPGEDLRRLAA
- a CDS encoding cyclodehydratase, whose protein sequence is MRALPVALRAPLLLAAAVALGGLAAAPATAQTSALPFQCQATPPIGSAQTFALSASANATAPATVTTGQAFSVTIAPGALTVPSSVNGNTINSISGITLSMPVPANASLSGVSLSGGSGLGSGAPSTSVSGGTISLKVPGPIAGGSAFTLPTITLKLTAGAAGGTVSTHLAGSSYSSPGLTFTATVPELFFTVSVPTACYPSPSPVLSTTSITS
- the sbnA gene encoding 2,3-diaminopropionate biosynthesis protein SbnA, giving the protein MTIIHTADELLDSDICLDLRSTLGIPLHLKCEGFNFAGSVKIRAAVSMIAAGLQQGLITADSTLVESSSGNLGVALSVVAAAKSLRFVCVTDPKCNPATVKLMRALGARVVVADTPDGSGSYLAARKALVRELCLRHPGYVWLNQYQNPANWLAHYETTAPLIAKQFPALDALFVGTGTGGTLTGCSRYFRENRADVRVIAVDSVGSVNFGMPVGPRHLPGVGASERMPLLDAARVHDLVQVPEEDTVRMCRRLARRGFLLGGSTGTVVSGAARWLADHDPAGDLTAVAVSADNGERYIDTVYDDSWVHRTYGAVLDYLEES
- a CDS encoding TauD/TfdA family dioxygenase, coding for MFDDTVTDVGWDAAALNSRRDLWLRELTDEERQLLWSDALAGQWTDADRVRKALHAFVLDSSRTVGFAHVRNLADPAGLGDEAVTAGLSFLLRDWGVIVPQNSRGELAQVLHDRDGDGATELGFHCDACDLLVLLCLRPAARGGGSTKLASARQVYDVIERERPAAIAPLREPWLFDRSDRGGRIDVTPIFFTQPDGLLGCHYQPRTVRASAERLSAPQREALDLLDEVLHRPETAFGLRLAAGELLVIRNSRALHGRSPFTDEPGARSRRMLRIWLSEREAS